From the genome of Halorussus sp. MSC15.2, one region includes:
- a CDS encoding isocitrate/isopropylmalate dehydrogenase family protein — protein sequence MTDDDSAETAADEPERIAVIPGDGIGQEVVPAAQKVLEAVGPDFEFEEADAGDAVKADTGEALPEETRELAANADATLFGAAGETAADVIIPLRRAVESFANVRPVRAYPGTDALQPDTDLVFVRENTEGVYAGHESEIAPGVTTLTRVVTEAASEEIARYGFEYAAERGSHVTIAHKANVMRTTDGLFLDTARRVGAEYDVDYDEALMDALAMHLVQRPEEYDVVVCPNLAGDVLSDLAAGLVGGLGLLPSANVGDERALFEPVHGTAPDIAGQGVANPSAAMLSAAMLLEYLGYDDAGERVRSAVTATLDSGPHTPDLGGDATTSDVTEAVLAKL from the coding sequence ATGACCGACGACGACTCCGCGGAGACCGCCGCCGACGAACCTGAGCGAATCGCCGTGATTCCCGGCGATGGAATCGGACAGGAGGTCGTCCCCGCTGCCCAGAAGGTGCTGGAAGCGGTCGGACCGGACTTCGAGTTCGAGGAGGCCGACGCCGGAGACGCGGTGAAGGCTGATACCGGCGAGGCGCTCCCCGAGGAGACCCGCGAACTCGCCGCGAACGCCGACGCCACCCTGTTCGGCGCGGCGGGCGAGACCGCGGCCGACGTCATCATCCCGCTCCGACGGGCGGTGGAGTCGTTCGCCAACGTCCGACCGGTCCGGGCCTACCCCGGTACGGACGCCCTACAACCGGACACGGACCTCGTGTTCGTCCGCGAGAACACCGAAGGGGTCTACGCCGGACACGAGTCAGAGATTGCGCCGGGCGTGACGACGCTGACACGGGTTGTTACCGAGGCGGCGTCCGAGGAAATCGCGCGTTACGGCTTCGAGTACGCCGCCGAGCGCGGGTCGCACGTGACGATAGCCCACAAGGCGAACGTGATGCGGACGACCGACGGCCTGTTCCTCGACACCGCGCGCCGGGTCGGAGCCGAGTACGACGTGGACTACGACGAGGCACTGATGGACGCGCTGGCGATGCACCTCGTCCAGCGCCCCGAGGAGTACGACGTGGTGGTCTGCCCGAACCTCGCGGGCGACGTGCTGTCGGACCTCGCGGCGGGTCTCGTCGGCGGTCTCGGTCTCCTGCCGAGCGCGAACGTCGGCGACGAGCGCGCGCTGTTCGAGCCGGTTCACGGCACCGCGCCCGACATCGCGGGGCAGGGCGTCGCGAATCCGTCCGCGGCGATGCTGTCGGCCGCGATGCTGCTGGAGTACCTGGGCTACGACGACGCCGGAGAGCGCGTTCGCTCGGCCGTGACGGCCACGCTGGATTCCGGACCCCACACGCCGGACCTCGGCGGCGACGCGACGACGAGCGACGTGACCGAGGCTGTGCTGGCGAAACTCTGA
- the leuD gene encoding 3-isopropylmalate dehydratase small subunit produces the protein MSGQTTETDIETVERVSGTGIPLRGNDIDTDQIIPARYLKAVTFDGLGQFAFQDQRFTDDDEPKDHPFNEDRFRDASVLVVNANFGCGSSREHAPQALMRWGIDAIVGESFAEIFAGNCLALGIPTVTAEQDEIETLQAFVDENPDAEIDVDVTAETVSYDGTEIDAAVDDAQRKALVEGVWDTTALLGSNPESVAQTARDLPYVEEAE, from the coding sequence ATGAGCGGACAGACCACCGAAACCGACATCGAGACGGTCGAGCGCGTCTCCGGGACCGGCATCCCGCTCCGGGGCAACGACATCGACACCGACCAGATAATCCCGGCCCGCTACCTCAAGGCCGTCACGTTCGACGGTCTCGGCCAGTTCGCCTTCCAAGACCAGCGGTTCACCGACGACGACGAGCCGAAAGACCACCCCTTCAACGAGGACCGGTTCCGCGACGCCTCGGTGCTGGTCGTCAACGCCAACTTCGGCTGCGGCTCCTCGCGCGAGCACGCCCCGCAGGCGCTGATGCGCTGGGGTATCGACGCCATCGTCGGCGAGAGCTTCGCCGAAATCTTCGCCGGGAACTGTCTGGCGCTGGGGATTCCGACCGTCACCGCAGAGCAGGACGAGATAGAGACCCTGCAGGCGTTCGTGGACGAGAACCCCGACGCCGAAATCGACGTCGACGTGACCGCGGAGACGGTTAGCTACGACGGGACCGAAATCGACGCCGCGGTGGACGACGCCCAGCGGAAGGCGTTGGTCGAGGGCGTCTGGGACACCACCGCACTGCTCGGGTCGAACCCCGAGTCGGTCGCTCAGACCGCCCGCGACCTGCCGTACGTGGAGGAGGCGGAATGA
- the leuC gene encoding 3-isopropylmalate dehydratase large subunit — translation MSEATLYDKVWDRHKVTELPTGQDQLFVGLHLIHEVTSPQAFGMLRERDLDVAYPERTHATVDHIVPTEGRDRPYEGAAEEMMAELEENVRDAGIEFSSPDTGNQGIVHVIGPEQGLTQPGMTVVCGDSHTSTHGAFGALAFGIGTSQIRDVLATGTVAMEKKDVRRIRVTGELGDSVEAKDVILQIIRRLGTDGGVGYVYEYAGEAIESLDMEGRMSICNMSIEGGARAGYVNPDETTYEWLEETDAFRDDPEKFERLKPYWESIASDDDAEYDDEVVIDGDDLEPMVTWGTTPGQGVGITEPIPEPEDLPADKQDTARRAQEHMRVEPGDTMEGYPIDVAFLGSCTNARLPDLRRAARLVAGREVHDDVRAMVVPGSQRVKAAAESEGLDEIFREAGFEWRGAGCSMCLGMNDDQLEGDEASASSSNRNFVGRQGSKEGRTVLMNPRMVAAAAVEGEVTDARELPATDVDDSEVTRA, via the coding sequence GTGAGCGAAGCCACCTTGTACGACAAAGTCTGGGACCGCCACAAGGTGACCGAACTCCCGACCGGGCAGGACCAACTGTTCGTGGGTCTCCACCTGATTCACGAGGTGACGAGTCCGCAGGCCTTCGGGATGCTGCGGGAGCGCGACCTCGACGTCGCCTACCCCGAGCGTACCCACGCCACCGTGGACCACATCGTGCCGACCGAGGGCCGCGACCGACCGTACGAGGGCGCGGCCGAGGAGATGATGGCCGAACTGGAGGAGAACGTCCGCGACGCGGGCATCGAGTTCTCCAGTCCCGACACCGGGAATCAGGGCATCGTCCACGTCATCGGTCCGGAGCAGGGCCTGACCCAACCCGGGATGACCGTGGTCTGTGGCGACAGCCACACATCGACTCACGGTGCGTTCGGCGCGCTGGCGTTCGGCATCGGTACCTCCCAGATTCGGGACGTGCTGGCGACCGGCACCGTGGCGATGGAGAAGAAGGACGTGCGCCGGATTCGGGTCACGGGCGAACTCGGCGACTCGGTCGAGGCCAAGGACGTGATTCTCCAGATAATCCGGCGACTCGGCACCGACGGCGGCGTCGGCTACGTCTACGAGTACGCGGGCGAGGCCATCGAGAGCTTGGACATGGAGGGCCGGATGAGCATCTGCAACATGTCCATCGAGGGCGGCGCTCGCGCGGGCTACGTCAACCCCGACGAGACCACCTACGAGTGGCTCGAAGAGACCGACGCGTTCCGCGACGACCCCGAGAAGTTCGAGCGACTGAAACCCTACTGGGAGTCCATCGCGTCCGACGACGACGCCGAGTACGACGACGAGGTGGTCATCGACGGCGACGACCTCGAACCGATGGTGACGTGGGGCACCACGCCCGGACAGGGCGTGGGCATCACCGAACCGATTCCGGAACCCGAGGACCTGCCCGCCGACAAGCAGGACACCGCTCGGCGCGCGCAGGAACACATGCGCGTCGAACCCGGCGATACGATGGAGGGGTACCCCATCGACGTCGCCTTCCTCGGTTCGTGCACCAACGCGCGCCTGCCGGACCTCCGGCGGGCCGCCCGCCTCGTCGCCGGCCGTGAGGTCCACGACGACGTGCGCGCGATGGTCGTCCCCGGGAGCCAGCGGGTCAAGGCCGCCGCCGAGTCGGAGGGACTGGACGAGATATTCCGCGAGGCCGGATTCGAGTGGCGCGGCGCGGGCTGTTCGATGTGCCTCGGGATGAACGACGACCAACTGGAGGGCGACGAGGCGTCGGCCTCCTCCTCGAACCGCAACTTCGTCGGGCGACAGGGGAGCAAGGAGGGCCGGACAGTCCTCATGAACCCCCGGATGGTCGCCGCCGCCGCCGTCGAGGGTGAAGTGACCGACGCTCGCGAACTGCCTGCGACCGACGTGGACGACTCGGAGGTGACGCGGGCATGA
- the ilvC gene encoding ketol-acid reductoisomerase — MTDEFNTTVYYDDDADSAQIEDATVAVLGYGSQGHAHAQNLADSGVDVIVGLREDSSSRDAARADGLRVATPTEAASEADVVSVLVPDTVQPAVYADIESELEAGDTLQFAHGFNIHYGQIEPPEDVDVTMIAPKSPGHLVRRNYENGEGTPGLLAVYQDATGDAKEQALAYAEAIGCTRAGVVETTFREETETDLFGEQAVLCGGITELIKVGYETLVDAGYSPEMAYFECLNEMKLIVDLMYEGGMREMWDSVSDTAEYGGLTQGPEIIDEDVRENMEETLEAVQNGEFAREWITENQTGRPVYRQRKEADVNHDIEDVGARLRDLFAWADDEQNDESTEKVTADD; from the coding sequence ATGACTGACGAATTCAACACCACGGTTTACTACGACGACGACGCGGACAGCGCGCAAATCGAGGACGCGACGGTCGCGGTCCTCGGATACGGAAGTCAGGGCCACGCCCACGCCCAGAACCTCGCCGACAGCGGGGTAGACGTAATCGTGGGCCTGCGAGAGGACTCTTCCTCGCGCGACGCCGCCCGAGCGGACGGTCTCCGCGTGGCGACGCCGACGGAGGCCGCGAGCGAGGCGGATGTCGTGTCCGTCCTCGTGCCCGACACGGTCCAACCGGCCGTCTACGCCGACATCGAATCGGAACTGGAGGCCGGCGATACCCTCCAGTTCGCCCACGGGTTCAACATCCACTACGGCCAGATAGAACCCCCTGAGGACGTGGACGTGACGATGATAGCCCCGAAGTCGCCGGGCCACCTCGTCCGACGCAACTACGAGAACGGCGAGGGCACGCCCGGCCTGCTGGCGGTGTATCAGGACGCGACCGGCGACGCCAAGGAGCAGGCCCTCGCGTACGCGGAGGCCATCGGGTGTACGCGCGCGGGCGTGGTCGAGACCACGTTCCGCGAGGAGACCGAGACCGACCTGTTCGGCGAGCAGGCCGTCCTCTGTGGCGGCATCACCGAACTCATCAAGGTCGGCTACGAGACGCTCGTGGACGCGGGCTACAGCCCCGAGATGGCCTACTTCGAGTGCCTGAACGAGATGAAGCTCATCGTGGACCTCATGTACGAGGGCGGAATGCGCGAGATGTGGGACTCGGTCTCGGACACCGCCGAGTACGGCGGCCTGACGCAGGGACCCGAAATCATCGACGAAGACGTGCGCGAGAACATGGAGGAGACGCTCGAAGCGGTGCAGAACGGCGAGTTCGCCCGCGAGTGGATTACCGAGAACCAGACCGGACGCCCGGTGTACCGCCAGCGGAAGGAGGCGGACGTGAACCACGACATCGAGGACGTGGGCGCGCGACTCCGCGACCTATTCGCGTGGGCCGACGACGAGCAGAACGACGAATCGACCGAGAAAGTGACTGCGGACGACTGA